In the genome of Oceaniferula marina, one region contains:
- a CDS encoding basic secretory protein-like protein — protein sequence MHSSTPLLSASLIPVLASCFSLTANAAETDASASTPSSGQNEIQETQFQERYTISTPLPTWKNHKPRLCLDGNAETHYWSSRPMKKDETFTVTLAKPVKGLTLTVKTGKEDGKDILKNGVLEMSQDGTSWKPAGKFFKGKAETTLTRATKAIRLRATKDQNAWLAIQSITLGDHERTQLSTTRNVKIGEQNLDLTITVETEGFEDLKPRVEEMTNLYFSSWQKIAKALSAPIDRTPTHLFLSFRDDINFPAYVLGTSMVLKGDHLRNNPEDTFGVFTHELCHFVQNYPGGAPAWFVEGTADYIRYKAYPDSLWAKKNKKRTDKSKPLGQYWNSTAFLLWIEKEHKPGAVAIVSRACKEGKYNDKIWMELTGHTLDQLVKAYGKS from the coding sequence ATGCATTCGTCCACACCCCTACTTTCCGCCAGCCTCATCCCCGTTCTTGCCAGCTGCTTTTCACTCACCGCCAACGCTGCTGAAACCGATGCGTCAGCGAGCACGCCATCGTCCGGTCAAAATGAAATTCAGGAAACCCAATTCCAAGAGAGATACACCATTAGCACGCCACTTCCCACTTGGAAAAACCACAAGCCCCGACTCTGTTTGGACGGCAATGCCGAGACCCATTACTGGTCTTCCCGCCCGATGAAAAAAGACGAAACGTTCACCGTCACCCTCGCCAAGCCGGTCAAGGGCCTCACTCTCACCGTCAAAACTGGCAAAGAGGACGGCAAAGATATACTCAAGAATGGCGTGCTCGAGATGAGTCAGGACGGAACATCTTGGAAACCCGCTGGAAAATTCTTCAAGGGCAAAGCTGAAACCACACTCACCCGGGCGACCAAAGCCATCCGCTTGCGAGCCACCAAGGACCAAAACGCATGGCTTGCCATCCAGAGCATCACCCTGGGAGATCACGAGCGAACCCAACTATCCACCACCCGAAACGTCAAAATCGGGGAACAAAACCTCGATTTAACCATCACCGTCGAAACCGAAGGGTTTGAAGACCTGAAACCCCGGGTCGAGGAAATGACCAACCTTTACTTCAGCAGTTGGCAGAAAATTGCCAAAGCTCTCAGCGCCCCGATCGACCGCACCCCCACCCACCTGTTTCTGAGCTTTCGTGACGACATCAATTTCCCGGCCTATGTGCTCGGAACCAGCATGGTGCTCAAGGGAGACCATCTACGTAACAACCCGGAAGATACCTTCGGTGTGTTCACCCACGAACTCTGCCACTTTGTTCAGAATTACCCGGGAGGTGCCCCCGCTTGGTTCGTCGAAGGAACGGCTGACTACATCCGTTACAAAGCCTACCCCGACTCCCTCTGGGCCAAGAAAAACAAGAAGCGCACGGACAAATCCAAGCCGCTCGGCCAGTACTGGAACTCCACGGCCTTCCTGTTGTGGATTGAAAAAGAACACAAACCCGGCGCCGTCGCCATCGTTTCCCGAGCCTGCAAAGAAGGGAAATACAACGATAAGATTTGGATGGAACTCACCGGCCATACGCTCGACCAACTCGTCAAGGCCTACGGCAAATCCTAA
- a CDS encoding ABC transporter substrate-binding protein: MPFPTTSAASLICRCLQLATAVLLLGACSESDEPPSHRLDLKSFTPIYNQYIQRWLAEEHQRISKQIQELERSGKAQQPIDSKLLQSRREMERITYRQSLGDYFQFKQIDDLPEDLVWEDGMDQPEIGDPRAKKGGVFRYYITEFPPTVRPFGKESNNSFRGRLYDELEIHLTGVHPLTGKPIPGIAKRWAISHDQRTVYYELDPEARYNNGNPIKASDYMTGIYIRVSDNVASPFEKQYYREQFAQITSFGESHLAVTLPEPKPMMTYHTRLSPADPDFYQNYGPDFAERYQWKVAPHSGAYFVQDKDIRKGVSIKLTRNPDWWAKDHKYYRHLYNPDQIIYTTIRDASKAFELFRAGELDAFQLNEPKLWYEKSEIDPVFNGYIERYMFYTQFPRSPRGMYYNLDRPLLQDLNIRLGINHALHWQKVIDIIYRGDYARLQQFSEGFNEITRSDIRARPFSVIEARRHFHAAGFSEESPDGILRRPNGQRLAFDITYPTSGNYNRIIAILKEEARKAGLELRADGQEPTVSYKKVMKKEHDMTFWGWGCRPPFPSYHQFFHSSNAYSDNGEVKPQTNNINSFSNEQMDVLCEQIRNARTREEVKSTSHAIQQLIHDEAIFSPAWVANFVRIGSWRWVRWPNTKATPFNNPVISDPLESYVFWIDQDIQKQTQQAVQQGKPFPEVQRIIDQFKEGIPDQPKP; encoded by the coding sequence ATGCCTTTCCCAACAACCTCCGCGGCTTCGTTGATTTGCCGTTGCCTGCAACTGGCAACCGCCGTGCTGCTGCTCGGAGCCTGCTCGGAATCCGATGAGCCCCCGAGCCATCGCCTGGATCTCAAATCCTTCACCCCGATCTACAACCAGTACATCCAACGCTGGCTGGCTGAAGAACACCAAAGAATCAGCAAGCAAATCCAAGAATTGGAGCGCTCGGGCAAAGCTCAACAACCCATCGATTCCAAGCTCCTCCAATCCCGCCGCGAGATGGAACGCATCACCTACCGGCAATCGCTGGGTGATTACTTCCAGTTCAAACAAATCGACGACCTACCCGAAGACTTGGTCTGGGAAGACGGCATGGACCAACCTGAAATCGGAGACCCGCGGGCAAAAAAAGGAGGCGTCTTTCGCTACTACATCACTGAGTTCCCCCCCACGGTTCGTCCCTTCGGCAAGGAATCCAACAACAGCTTCCGAGGCCGGCTTTACGATGAACTGGAAATACACCTCACCGGCGTTCATCCGCTCACCGGAAAACCCATTCCCGGAATCGCCAAACGATGGGCGATCAGCCACGATCAACGCACCGTCTACTACGAACTTGACCCCGAAGCCCGATACAACAACGGCAACCCGATCAAGGCCAGCGACTACATGACCGGCATCTACATCCGGGTCTCCGACAACGTCGCGTCCCCCTTCGAAAAACAATACTACCGCGAACAATTCGCCCAAATCACCAGCTTCGGAGAGTCCCATCTCGCCGTTACCCTGCCGGAACCGAAGCCCATGATGACCTATCACACGCGGCTGTCCCCGGCCGACCCCGACTTCTATCAAAACTACGGGCCGGACTTCGCTGAGCGCTATCAATGGAAGGTCGCCCCCCATAGTGGAGCCTATTTCGTCCAAGACAAAGACATCCGTAAAGGAGTCTCAATCAAACTCACCCGCAACCCGGACTGGTGGGCCAAAGACCACAAGTACTACCGCCACCTCTACAACCCGGATCAAATCATCTACACCACCATCCGGGACGCATCCAAAGCCTTCGAACTCTTCCGAGCCGGAGAACTCGACGCCTTCCAGCTCAACGAACCCAAACTCTGGTACGAAAAATCAGAAATTGATCCGGTGTTCAACGGCTACATCGAACGCTACATGTTCTACACCCAGTTCCCGCGCTCCCCCAGAGGGATGTACTACAACCTCGACCGACCTCTACTCCAGGACCTCAACATCCGACTCGGCATCAACCATGCACTGCATTGGCAAAAAGTCATCGATATCATCTATCGTGGCGATTACGCCCGACTGCAACAATTCAGCGAAGGCTTCAACGAGATCACCCGTTCCGACATCCGGGCCCGACCCTTTTCGGTCATTGAGGCCCGGCGTCATTTTCATGCCGCCGGTTTCTCCGAAGAGTCCCCGGATGGCATCCTCCGCCGCCCCAACGGGCAACGGCTCGCATTCGACATTACCTACCCGACATCGGGAAATTACAACCGCATCATCGCCATCCTGAAAGAAGAAGCCAGAAAGGCGGGGCTGGAACTCAGGGCCGATGGACAGGAACCCACCGTTTCCTACAAAAAAGTCATGAAAAAAGAACACGACATGACCTTCTGGGGATGGGGGTGCCGTCCGCCATTTCCCTCCTACCACCAATTCTTCCACTCATCCAATGCCTACTCGGACAATGGTGAAGTGAAACCTCAAACTAACAACATCAACAGCTTCAGCAATGAACAGATGGATGTCCTCTGCGAGCAAATCCGCAACGCCCGCACACGGGAAGAAGTCAAATCCACCTCACACGCCATCCAACAACTGATCCACGACGAAGCCATTTTCTCTCCCGCCTGGGTTGCCAATTTCGTTAGAATCGGCTCCTGGCGCTGGGTTCGCTGGCCAAATACCAAAGCAACCCCCTTCAACAATCCCGTCATCTCAGACCCACTCGAAAGCTACGTGTTCTGGATCGACCAAGACATTCAGAAGCAAACCCAACAAGCGGTCCAACAAGGGAAACCATTTCCCGAAGTTCAACGTATCATCGATCAATTCAAAGAAGGCATCCCCGATCAACCCAAACCCTGA
- a CDS encoding substrate-binding domain-containing protein — protein MKTPQKISLVTQTANILRDQIATGKILHMLPGENKMSEDLQVSRKTLRAALLILTSEEIISEPTPGARRRILSKPQKVNQQRSVGILLPRPLDELHASSQDLFRALRKNLNRLGVSIHYHDYPFLTTRQNPNQIKGIFKSHHADVWVVLEITTTIVEIAEELNIPVVACGGRTHNKFHNVAYDAVSALEHAFHNLINHGHQRICYPSDKQGSSIPSLASILEQQGIEVIPELHFPACDQSTTDFVCMLERLFKRPNPPTAFITGGPRNLITLITWLAKQKLCVPEDVSILHIGSDPMISPIIPKISYYSTSYAPLAKQLGRIISALLENPNAKLEQKTFFMDYIPGASLAPPQSQP, from the coding sequence ATGAAAACACCTCAAAAAATAAGCTTGGTCACCCAAACCGCCAACATCCTGAGGGATCAGATCGCCACCGGAAAAATCCTGCACATGCTCCCCGGCGAAAATAAAATGTCGGAAGACCTCCAGGTCTCCAGAAAAACCCTGCGCGCCGCCCTGCTCATCCTCACCAGCGAAGAAATCATCTCAGAACCCACTCCAGGAGCCCGCCGACGCATCCTCAGTAAACCACAAAAAGTTAATCAACAACGCAGCGTCGGTATTCTCCTGCCCCGCCCGCTGGACGAATTACACGCATCCTCTCAGGACCTCTTCCGCGCCTTACGCAAAAACCTGAACCGGCTCGGAGTCTCCATCCACTACCACGACTATCCGTTCCTCACCACTCGCCAAAACCCGAACCAAATCAAAGGCATCTTCAAATCCCACCATGCGGATGTCTGGGTGGTCCTCGAAATCACGACCACCATCGTTGAAATCGCCGAAGAACTGAACATTCCCGTTGTTGCCTGCGGCGGCCGGACCCATAACAAATTTCACAACGTCGCCTACGATGCCGTCTCAGCGTTGGAGCACGCCTTCCACAACCTGATCAATCACGGCCACCAACGCATCTGTTACCCAAGTGACAAACAAGGATCAAGTATTCCCAGTCTGGCAAGCATCCTCGAACAGCAAGGCATCGAAGTCATCCCGGAACTCCACTTCCCGGCCTGTGATCAGTCCACCACCGACTTCGTCTGCATGCTGGAGCGGCTCTTCAAACGTCCCAATCCACCGACAGCCTTCATCACCGGCGGACCACGCAACCTGATCACCTTGATCACTTGGCTCGCCAAACAAAAACTCTGTGTGCCTGAAGATGTCTCCATCCTGCATATCGGTTCCGACCCCATGATCAGCCCCATCATCCCGAAGATCAGCTACTACAGCACCTCCTACGCACCACTCGCCAAACAACTCGGCCGGATTATTTCAGCCCTGCTCGAGAACCCAAACGCCAAGCTCGAACAAAAAACCTTCTTTATGGACTACATCCCCGGCGCCAGCCTGGCCCCACCCCAATCACAGCCATGA
- a CDS encoding L,D-transpeptidase family protein, with translation MIRKRPVRLLAALTLAAAASLSVNSCAPSTSTQSKLAPGQYEWHPERSPKGPVLMVVSIDDQMTYVYRNGVQIARSTVSTGRPGKETPTGVFTVLQRKVEHESSIYKGAQMPYMQRLTWSGIAMHAGDLPGYPASGGCIRLPYAFSQKLYGIMHNGATVAITKKNAQPSQSSRPAGILLASKGASSERAIPNPSGEIVWNPGKSRSGPFSILISYADQTVYVWRNGVQIGQSPIAIRPGARPPEGVFMMLENKDSSGLPAWSALSLSGGSSRGNAVAAMRSDLRMPDEFARKIRPLVTPGTILVSTSKSSNKSTRSNRNFDIIR, from the coding sequence ATGATCAGAAAACGACCCGTCCGCCTCCTGGCAGCCCTCACCCTGGCTGCAGCAGCCAGCCTGAGCGTCAACTCCTGCGCCCCGTCCACCTCCACCCAAAGCAAACTTGCCCCGGGACAATACGAATGGCACCCGGAACGATCACCCAAAGGCCCCGTCCTGATGGTGGTCAGTATCGATGACCAAATGACCTACGTTTACCGCAACGGCGTGCAAATCGCACGTTCCACGGTCAGCACCGGCCGCCCGGGCAAAGAAACGCCCACCGGCGTGTTCACCGTCCTGCAACGTAAGGTCGAACACGAATCCAGTATCTACAAAGGAGCCCAGATGCCCTACATGCAGCGCCTGACCTGGAGCGGCATCGCCATGCACGCCGGCGACCTGCCAGGTTACCCCGCCTCCGGAGGCTGCATCCGTCTTCCCTATGCATTCTCGCAAAAACTTTACGGTATCATGCACAACGGAGCCACCGTTGCCATCACCAAGAAAAACGCCCAACCTTCCCAGTCCAGCCGCCCAGCCGGCATCCTGCTCGCCAGCAAAGGGGCCAGCAGCGAACGCGCCATCCCCAATCCCTCGGGTGAGATTGTCTGGAACCCCGGCAAAAGCCGCAGTGGCCCATTTTCCATCCTCATCAGTTACGCCGACCAGACCGTCTATGTCTGGAGAAATGGTGTTCAAATCGGCCAATCCCCGATCGCGATCCGTCCGGGTGCCCGCCCACCTGAAGGTGTTTTCATGATGCTCGAAAACAAAGACTCCAGCGGTCTGCCTGCCTGGAGCGCCCTCAGCCTAAGCGGAGGATCCAGTCGAGGCAACGCCGTTGCCGCCATGCGCTCGGACCTCCGTATGCCCGATGAGTTTGCCCGCAAAATTCGCCCACTGGTCACCCCGGGAACCATCCTCGTTTCCACCAGCAAATCGAGCAACAAGAGCACCCGCTCAAACCGCAACTTCGATATTATTCGTTAA
- a CDS encoding sigma-70 family RNA polymerase sigma factor produces MLSTSSSPPSTEFVSLLTEHQADLWAFIISQLPGNPEVGDILQKTNLTLWTKREQFAPGSNFRAWAFSVARFEVLAHLKKHKRGNWLIFNDELLETISMEAPAAIPESSLRLKLLESCTAKLQPQHRDLLNHRYQSKDGLASYAKQCGRSVSSLSVTLHRVRATLRKCIETGLAKHLEKGDVV; encoded by the coding sequence ATGCTCAGCACCTCCTCCAGCCCGCCGTCTACGGAATTTGTCAGCCTGCTCACCGAGCATCAGGCTGACCTCTGGGCATTTATCATCTCCCAACTCCCCGGCAACCCGGAGGTCGGAGATATCCTGCAAAAAACCAATCTCACGCTCTGGACCAAGCGGGAGCAATTCGCTCCGGGTAGCAACTTCCGGGCATGGGCATTCTCTGTCGCCCGCTTCGAAGTCCTCGCCCACCTCAAAAAACACAAACGAGGCAACTGGCTCATCTTTAACGACGAACTACTCGAAACCATTTCCATGGAAGCACCTGCTGCCATCCCCGAGTCCTCACTACGCCTGAAGCTGCTCGAATCCTGTACCGCCAAACTCCAACCTCAACACCGCGACCTACTCAACCACCGCTACCAAAGTAAAGACGGTTTGGCCAGCTACGCCAAACAATGTGGCCGCAGTGTCTCTTCTCTCTCCGTCACCCTGCACCGGGTGCGAGCCACCCTCCGCAAATGCATTGAAACCGGACTCGCCAAACACCTCGAGAAAGGAGACGTGGTATGA
- a CDS encoding LamG-like jellyroll fold domain-containing protein, whose translation MIQTLESRIQTMLDGTISEEEFRHLEDELIANPEARQIYYSYISLHQGLEFRLSRSSSTSSASGTHAIQGLAESRLKRQRARARKLAVISAAALILISLVSMRFFLIQEQASSNPLDFKTSPGTLFTLTHSSPEAAEQGFILEKESRLQISQGSVELNFPSGVRAIVQAPADLTLHNDNQLYLGTGTGWFHVPEQARGFTVITREMKIIDLGTKFGVVSTPQTDDEIHVFKGMVEAIALHGVKKKTTLTAGQAALVRPYGRFHTIEPNTSAFPTELPRTLPHLHFSFDQRDVNPLPTSANQLKQQPDVQAVVHTAANPSSTPEHSSGKFGQALKLDGVSNYLETNWDGILGNQPRSVAFWIKMPEMRLGDSLSNGRTIIGWGMQQERQDSVNVNSKWTIHLDPATNRYPMLNISFGGFWYYAPETVLDDDQWHHLTVVYTGEADDKGQPITQLYLDGQRRPISKAAHNPVQRDVEDNIAINTTAHTPLVVGAALHPDARKLIHHNRFLKAEIDELYIIEGAITEESVLKLMHQNQLSH comes from the coding sequence ATGATCCAAACGCTTGAATCCCGCATCCAGACAATGCTTGACGGCACCATCAGCGAGGAGGAATTCCGACACCTCGAGGACGAGCTGATCGCCAACCCGGAAGCTCGGCAAATCTATTACAGCTATATCTCGCTTCATCAGGGATTGGAATTTCGTCTCTCGCGATCCTCATCCACCTCCTCGGCATCCGGGACCCATGCCATTCAGGGACTGGCCGAATCCCGCTTGAAGCGTCAACGCGCCCGTGCCCGTAAACTGGCAGTAATCAGTGCCGCAGCCCTGATCCTGATCTCTCTGGTCAGCATGCGCTTCTTTCTGATTCAGGAGCAAGCATCCAGCAATCCTCTCGATTTCAAAACCTCCCCCGGCACCCTCTTCACCCTCACCCACAGCTCCCCGGAAGCTGCAGAGCAAGGTTTCATCCTGGAAAAAGAATCCAGACTCCAAATCTCCCAGGGAAGCGTGGAACTCAATTTCCCCTCCGGCGTGAGGGCGATCGTTCAAGCCCCTGCAGATCTCACCCTGCATAATGACAACCAACTCTACCTCGGCACCGGCACCGGTTGGTTCCACGTGCCCGAACAGGCCCGCGGATTCACCGTCATTACCCGGGAGATGAAAATCATCGACCTCGGCACCAAATTCGGCGTCGTCTCCACCCCACAAACAGATGATGAAATTCACGTCTTCAAAGGCATGGTCGAAGCCATTGCCCTTCACGGGGTGAAAAAGAAAACCACCCTCACAGCAGGTCAGGCAGCCCTCGTCCGCCCTTACGGACGCTTCCACACCATTGAACCCAACACCTCAGCATTCCCTACTGAACTTCCCCGTACGCTGCCCCATCTCCACTTCTCATTCGATCAGCGGGATGTCAATCCGCTCCCCACCAGCGCCAATCAACTCAAACAACAACCGGACGTGCAGGCTGTCGTGCATACCGCCGCCAACCCATCATCCACCCCCGAACACAGCAGCGGTAAATTCGGCCAGGCTCTGAAACTCGACGGCGTCAGCAATTACCTCGAAACCAATTGGGACGGCATCCTCGGAAACCAACCTCGATCCGTCGCCTTCTGGATCAAAATGCCTGAAATGCGGCTCGGCGACTCCTTGAGCAATGGACGCACCATCATCGGCTGGGGAATGCAACAGGAACGACAGGACTCCGTCAACGTCAACAGCAAGTGGACCATCCATCTCGACCCCGCCACCAACCGCTACCCGATGCTTAACATCAGCTTCGGCGGCTTCTGGTATTACGCTCCTGAAACCGTCCTCGATGACGACCAATGGCATCACCTCACCGTCGTCTACACCGGCGAAGCCGATGACAAAGGTCAACCCATCACCCAACTCTACCTCGACGGTCAACGCCGCCCGATTTCCAAAGCCGCCCATAACCCGGTCCAGAGAGATGTCGAAGACAACATCGCCATCAACACCACCGCACACACCCCGCTTGTCGTCGGAGCAGCCCTGCACCCGGATGCCCGTAAACTCATTCACCATAACCGCTTCCTCAAGGCCGAGATCGATGAACTCTACATCATCGAAGGCGCGATCACCGAGGAAAGCGTGCTCAAGCTGATGCATCAGAACCAGCTTAGCCATTAA
- a CDS encoding PEP-CTERM sorting domain-containing protein, whose amino-acid sequence MNTKKTAATLAMASLGIAAAQAAIISVNLTDGGGGFGNADITEKAGVIEAGGWETASASGAKNDTNLSALRADDDGSLVTTTATMTISSGFGGYYNGASGFNTATALYSNNMMTNFMETGTNTGGTIGFTNLNASVGTTYDVYVYMRRPFGNTGAISVTVDGTTKWIEPQHSAGPFLEADYATQAEAQVDPNNGGHYILFSGVTSDSIDIVLGDNAGGRVGINGIQIVEAVPEPSAAALLGLGGVALILRRRK is encoded by the coding sequence ATGAATACAAAAAAAACTGCAGCCACACTGGCCATGGCCAGTCTCGGTATCGCGGCAGCACAAGCTGCAATCATTAGCGTCAACCTTACTGATGGAGGGGGAGGATTCGGCAATGCCGACATCACCGAAAAAGCAGGTGTCATTGAAGCAGGAGGGTGGGAAACTGCCTCTGCTAGCGGAGCCAAAAATGATACCAACCTCTCTGCCCTACGAGCTGATGACGATGGATCTCTGGTCACCACAACCGCCACCATGACAATTAGTTCTGGCTTTGGTGGCTACTACAATGGTGCAAGCGGATTCAACACTGCAACGGCACTGTACAGCAACAACATGATGACGAACTTCATGGAAACTGGTACAAACACGGGAGGCACGATAGGCTTCACCAACCTAAATGCCAGTGTAGGAACTACTTACGACGTCTATGTCTATATGCGTAGACCATTTGGCAATACGGGAGCTATCTCGGTTACTGTCGATGGCACAACCAAATGGATTGAACCTCAACACAGTGCTGGGCCATTCTTAGAAGCCGACTACGCAACTCAAGCTGAAGCTCAAGTCGACCCCAATAATGGGGGACACTACATCCTCTTCAGCGGAGTAACCTCAGATTCGATCGACATCGTTTTGGGCGACAATGCCGGGGGACGGGTAGGAATCAACGGTATCCAAATCGTCGAAGCTGTTCCTGAGCCATCTGCAGCAGCATTACTTGGATTAGGAGGAGTCGCTCTCATCTTACGCCGCCGCAAATAA
- a CDS encoding tetratricopeptide repeat-containing sulfotransferase family protein: MRSKRKDPYYQDGVGLQEAREMWNAGDYTRALRLFERISKREPYNLKALQDTAYAFGQHFEIDKATRYIKRMEHLVGNDPGALHVVADAWTSAYRPQKAMRSLERAIETGNARAETYLSMAMMEERSHRLENAMGLVNRYLFARPNAPDGLRLQALILRRQGEVEQAKVIYQSLRECCGPKDQMVLAQGLNDLAQIHDKEQDYETAMTTLAESKLILQRHSGMEALLARERQERHWFDRFLGTLTPGHIEEWVSLGVDCPHNQVILTGCPRSGTTLIEKVLDAHTGIVSAEELGAFPTYTLSSVLRGMESEHLHADSVSAWTRPLIRREVRNYYRYIEAGIGERIGGRVLVDKIPSNTMMIPLMVRMIPSTRVLYALRDPRDIIISCYFCWMEQNSVSVCFNDIEKTVQRTICELQWWQQIKELLPEDRWRETKYENAVDDLMGESQNVIEWMGLTWEKGVENYRSQIRNKGVTSPTYEAVSKPVYRGAVERWRNYEKHMAPHLDKLEPLLANLGY, encoded by the coding sequence ATGCGTTCGAAACGAAAGGATCCCTACTATCAAGATGGAGTGGGTTTGCAAGAGGCACGTGAAATGTGGAATGCAGGTGATTACACTCGTGCACTTCGTTTATTTGAGCGTATCTCGAAGAGAGAGCCCTATAATTTGAAAGCTCTGCAAGATACAGCTTATGCGTTTGGACAGCACTTTGAAATTGATAAGGCAACACGTTATATCAAGCGGATGGAGCATTTGGTGGGTAATGATCCAGGTGCTTTGCATGTGGTGGCCGATGCGTGGACTTCGGCCTATAGGCCTCAAAAAGCCATGAGGTCTCTGGAACGTGCGATAGAAACGGGTAATGCCCGCGCCGAGACCTATTTAAGTATGGCCATGATGGAAGAGAGGTCTCATCGCTTGGAGAATGCCATGGGTTTGGTCAATCGCTATTTGTTTGCGCGACCGAATGCTCCAGATGGCCTGCGCCTACAGGCGTTGATTTTGCGTCGGCAAGGAGAAGTTGAGCAGGCGAAGGTAATTTATCAGTCCTTGCGGGAGTGCTGCGGTCCGAAGGATCAAATGGTTTTGGCTCAAGGGTTGAATGACCTGGCTCAGATCCATGATAAGGAACAGGACTATGAGACTGCGATGACGACTCTAGCGGAGAGCAAACTTATTCTCCAGCGTCATTCAGGCATGGAAGCTTTACTTGCGAGAGAGAGGCAAGAAAGACATTGGTTTGATCGATTTCTTGGGACCTTGACGCCGGGGCATATAGAAGAATGGGTTTCATTAGGTGTGGATTGTCCCCACAATCAGGTCATACTGACGGGTTGTCCCAGATCCGGAACAACCTTGATCGAAAAGGTGCTGGATGCCCATACAGGTATTGTATCCGCTGAGGAGCTTGGCGCCTTTCCAACTTACACGCTTTCAAGCGTGCTGAGAGGCATGGAGAGCGAGCATTTGCACGCTGATTCGGTGAGCGCCTGGACTCGACCGCTCATTAGGCGTGAGGTGCGTAATTATTATCGCTACATCGAAGCTGGAATCGGTGAAAGAATAGGGGGCAGGGTGCTTGTGGACAAGATTCCCTCAAATACGATGATGATCCCATTGATGGTGAGGATGATCCCTTCAACCAGAGTGTTGTATGCCTTGAGGGATCCTCGTGATATCATCATCAGCTGCTATTTTTGCTGGATGGAACAAAATTCCGTCAGTGTGTGTTTCAATGATATCGAAAAAACTGTACAAAGGACGATCTGTGAATTGCAATGGTGGCAACAAATCAAGGAGTTGTTACCGGAAGATCGGTGGCGTGAAACAAAGTATGAGAATGCCGTGGATGATCTTATGGGTGAGTCTCAGAATGTCATAGAATGGATGGGTTTGACTTGGGAAAAGGGCGTGGAAAACTATCGGAGCCAGATAAGAAACAAGGGTGTGACTTCTCCTACGTACGAGGCTGTCAGTAAACCTGTCTATCGCGGAGCGGTGGAAAGATGGCGCAATTACGAAAAGCACATGGCTCCACACTTGGATAAACTAGAGCCATTACTGGCTAATTTAGGGTATTGA
- a CDS encoding PEP-CTERM sorting domain-containing protein, with protein sequence MKPTRLTQMSAIAASATLCIGATHAAVVWQGADLADYYTGSNWVGGSAPTNGSTEDIVINNGTRADYEPGGIGDIVSNGTFTVSGTNSGWVTDNTNWSRFNGTTHVLNGGFIDRNAGGNLVFGSDNVGSGAGQTITLNVHGGSIETGGELWFGWTNAGTHNITVNISDGGSITSLGGGGASIFSWDAATFNFTGAGTVTAASQGVKVGANSAAGLTAGIWENQWAAGTLQFNGQSGLNGATFSDYFSTTGTNGSSTYTLTAVPEPSSAALLACGGLALTLRRRKQKS encoded by the coding sequence ATGAAACCCACACGCTTAACTCAGATGTCAGCCATTGCGGCATCTGCTACACTTTGTATTGGAGCCACCCATGCTGCCGTCGTCTGGCAAGGTGCCGACCTCGCAGACTATTATACCGGCTCCAACTGGGTGGGTGGTAGTGCCCCCACCAATGGAAGCACCGAGGACATTGTCATCAACAATGGCACCCGTGCCGACTATGAACCAGGGGGAATAGGAGACATTGTCAGTAACGGAACCTTCACGGTGAGTGGAACTAACTCCGGCTGGGTGACGGACAACACGAACTGGTCCCGTTTTAACGGCACCACCCATGTCCTCAACGGAGGCTTCATTGATCGCAATGCGGGAGGCAACCTGGTCTTCGGCTCCGACAATGTCGGAAGTGGAGCTGGGCAAACCATCACCCTCAATGTGCACGGTGGCAGCATCGAAACCGGTGGAGAACTGTGGTTCGGCTGGACCAACGCGGGAACGCACAATATCACGGTGAATATCTCCGATGGTGGATCGATCACCTCACTCGGTGGCGGCGGAGCCAGCATCTTCTCGTGGGACGCCGCAACCTTCAACTTTACCGGAGCAGGCACTGTCACAGCGGCATCCCAAGGGGTCAAAGTGGGCGCCAACTCGGCCGCCGGCCTGACAGCGGGTATCTGGGAAAACCAGTGGGCTGCCGGAACCCTTCAGTTCAACGGACAGAGCGGACTTAACGGAGCAACATTTTCAGACTACTTCAGCACCACTGGCACAAACGGAAGCTCGACCTACACCCTGACAGCCGTCCCTGAACCTTCCTCTGCCGCCCTACTGGCATGCGGTGGCCTCGCACTGACCCTACGCAGACGAAAGCAAAAGTCATAA